One window from the genome of Nocardioides conyzicola encodes:
- a CDS encoding helix-turn-helix transcriptional regulator has protein sequence MTATNALGSTIRAWRDRLAPSDAGLPARHGRRTTGLRREELAELAGVSVDYVVRLEQGRATTPSAQVVAALARALQLSTAERDHLFRLASLVPPDSGRVSDHLTPSVHRLLSRLGDAAVAVFAADWQLVWWNRNWAALLGDPARVPVPVRNFARCVFPLAADGPAVAQWLVVVQDQAHTEAAVASDLRRATGRFPDDPRLAHVVRSLLAGNARFAELWVEGTVSAHREDRKVVHHPAVGPIAIDCDTLTDGEADLKIVVMTAAPGTEDESRFRLALLAGVQSVQDVPATSRR, from the coding sequence ATGACGGCGACGAATGCCCTGGGCTCCACCATCCGTGCGTGGCGCGACCGGCTCGCACCGTCCGACGCGGGGCTTCCGGCCCGGCACGGCCGGCGGACCACCGGGCTGCGTCGCGAGGAGCTGGCCGAGCTGGCCGGAGTCTCGGTCGACTACGTCGTCCGGCTGGAGCAGGGCCGTGCCACGACTCCGTCGGCCCAGGTCGTCGCCGCGCTGGCCCGGGCCCTGCAGCTGAGCACCGCAGAGCGGGACCACCTGTTCCGGTTGGCTTCGCTCGTGCCCCCCGACAGCGGCCGGGTCTCGGACCACCTCACTCCCAGTGTCCACCGGCTGCTGTCCCGCTTGGGTGACGCGGCGGTCGCCGTCTTCGCTGCCGACTGGCAGCTGGTCTGGTGGAACCGCAACTGGGCGGCCCTCCTCGGAGACCCTGCCAGGGTCCCGGTTCCGGTGCGGAACTTCGCCCGGTGCGTCTTTCCCCTCGCAGCCGACGGCCCGGCGGTCGCTCAGTGGCTGGTCGTCGTCCAGGACCAGGCCCACACCGAGGCCGCCGTGGCCTCCGACCTGCGTCGCGCCACCGGACGCTTCCCCGACGACCCGCGACTGGCGCACGTGGTCCGCAGCCTGCTGGCCGGCAACGCCCGCTTCGCCGAGCTGTGGGTCGAGGGCACGGTCAGCGCACACCGCGAGGACCGCAAGGTCGTCCACCACCCGGCCGTCGGACCCATCGCCATCGACTGCGACACCCTTACCGACGGCGAGGCCGACCTCAAGATCGTCGTGATGACCGCTGCCCCCGGCACGGAGGACGAGAGCCGTTTCCGGCTGGCGCTGCTCGCCGGCGTCCAGAGCGTCCAGGACGTCCCAGCGACGTCGAGGCGCTGA
- a CDS encoding SDR family NAD(P)-dependent oxidoreductase, translated as MTITFITGANKGLGLETARRLLELGHTVILGARDRELGTAAAGRLGGRFVQIDVTDDHSVRAAAADVEAHEGLVDVLVNNAGVGGTYGVDVADLSGSDVLDVFDVNVAGVVRTTTAFLPLLRRSADPVIVNVSSGMGSLEHTHDPSRAESQVVAPIYTASKAALTMLTTQYAKAFPDVRVNAADPGYTATDLNAHSGPQTVTEGTDAVVSLATEGPGHASGRFVDRHGETSWS; from the coding sequence ATGACCATCACCTTCATCACCGGGGCCAACAAGGGCCTCGGCCTCGAGACCGCCCGTCGCCTCCTCGAGCTCGGCCACACCGTCATCCTGGGCGCACGCGACCGCGAGCTCGGCACCGCCGCCGCAGGCCGCCTCGGCGGCCGCTTCGTCCAGATCGACGTCACCGACGACCACTCCGTGCGCGCCGCAGCCGCCGACGTCGAGGCCCACGAGGGCCTCGTCGACGTGCTCGTCAACAACGCCGGCGTCGGCGGCACCTACGGCGTCGACGTGGCCGACCTGAGCGGGAGCGACGTCCTCGACGTCTTCGACGTCAATGTCGCGGGCGTCGTCCGCACCACCACTGCCTTCCTTCCGCTGCTACGTCGGTCCGCCGACCCCGTCATCGTCAACGTCAGCAGCGGAATGGGGTCCCTCGAGCACACCCATGACCCGTCCCGCGCCGAGTCACAGGTCGTCGCACCGATCTACACGGCCTCCAAGGCCGCACTCACCATGCTGACCACGCAGTACGCCAAGGCGTTCCCTGACGTCCGGGTCAACGCCGCCGACCCCGGCTACACCGCCACCGACCTCAACGCCCACAGCGGTCCGCAGACCGTCACCGAGGGCACCGACGCCGTCGTCTCCCTCGCGACCGAGGGCCCGGGCCACGCCTCCGGGCGCTTCGTGGACCGGCACGGTGAGACCTCCTGGTCCTGA
- a CDS encoding VOC family protein, protein MSRFPQLLQTVIDAEDVRGLAEFYRQLLGYTYRPGDEPRADDEAEWLVLRDEAGTNRLAFQYAEHVEPTTWPSADVPMQMHLDCTVTGRGELERHRARAESLGARMLVDDSDDSDEPLYVFADPAGHPFCIFVAS, encoded by the coding sequence ATGAGCCGTTTCCCGCAGCTGCTGCAGACGGTCATCGATGCCGAGGACGTGCGCGGCCTGGCCGAGTTCTACCGCCAGCTGCTCGGCTACACCTACCGTCCCGGCGACGAGCCGCGCGCTGACGACGAGGCCGAGTGGCTGGTCCTGCGGGACGAGGCCGGGACCAATCGGTTGGCGTTCCAGTATGCCGAGCACGTCGAGCCGACCACGTGGCCGTCAGCTGATGTCCCGATGCAGATGCACCTCGACTGCACCGTGACGGGCCGCGGCGAGCTCGAGCGCCACCGGGCACGGGCCGAGTCGCTCGGCGCGCGGATGCTGGTCGACGACTCCGACGACTCCGACGAGCCGCTGTACGTGTTCGCGGACCCAGCTGGGCACCCGTTCTGCATCTTCGTCGCCAGCTGA
- a CDS encoding TetR/AcrR family transcriptional regulator C-terminal domain-containing protein, translating into MANATGRGDEPDGSAADGLPDADAAVVRGEERPSDRVPLNRERIVDAAVAFIDDNGLPGLSMRRLGTLLGVEAMSLYRYVRSRELLLDAVVERIVDEMEADPDVLATPEHGWQDYLQRLAHGVRRVALTHPKAFPLVASRPAEAPWLRPPLRSLRWVEAFLTGLQSEGFSDQATVEAYRAFTSFLLGHLLLEVAALGADLGPLDVVEDDVDTSLAPYPSVRRLKSPLREDHSAIEFEDSLEDLLQRLALIRTES; encoded by the coding sequence ATGGCCAACGCAACAGGGCGCGGTGACGAGCCCGACGGCTCAGCCGCCGATGGCCTTCCCGACGCGGACGCAGCCGTGGTCCGCGGCGAGGAGCGGCCGTCGGACCGGGTGCCGCTGAATCGCGAGCGCATCGTCGATGCTGCGGTCGCGTTCATCGACGACAACGGGCTCCCGGGCTTGTCGATGCGACGGCTCGGCACGCTGCTCGGCGTGGAGGCCATGTCGCTCTACCGGTACGTGCGCAGCCGGGAGCTGCTCCTCGATGCCGTCGTCGAGCGCATCGTCGACGAGATGGAGGCAGACCCGGACGTGCTGGCGACGCCCGAGCACGGCTGGCAGGACTACCTGCAACGGCTCGCCCACGGAGTACGCCGGGTCGCGCTGACGCATCCCAAGGCGTTCCCCCTGGTCGCCTCCCGACCCGCGGAAGCGCCGTGGCTGCGCCCGCCGTTGCGGAGCCTGCGCTGGGTCGAGGCGTTCCTCACGGGGCTGCAGAGCGAGGGGTTCAGCGACCAGGCGACCGTCGAGGCCTACCGCGCCTTCACCAGTTTCCTGCTCGGCCACCTGCTGCTCGAGGTCGCCGCGCTGGGGGCCGACCTGGGGCCGCTCGACGTGGTCGAGGACGACGTGGACACGTCTCTGGCTCCGTACCCCAGCGTCCGTCGCCTCAAGTCGCCGCTGCGCGAGGACCACTCCGCGATCGAGTTCGAGGACTCCCTCGAGGACCTGCTGCAACGCCTCGCCCTGATCCGCACCGAGTCCTGA
- a CDS encoding phage holin family protein yields the protein MSHDAGDSTGELVSRLSQDVSRLVRDELRLAQVEVSGKAKKAGIGAGLLGAAGAIALYGLGVLIATAILALALVVDAWLAALIVGVVLLAVAGIAALIGKKRVAEAAPPVPERAVENVKRDVDAVKHARDH from the coding sequence GTGAGCCACGACGCAGGGGACTCCACCGGTGAGCTGGTCTCCCGGCTCTCGCAGGACGTGTCCCGGCTGGTGCGCGACGAGCTGCGCCTCGCCCAGGTCGAGGTCTCCGGCAAGGCGAAGAAGGCCGGCATCGGCGCCGGCCTCCTCGGGGCGGCGGGGGCCATAGCCCTCTACGGCCTCGGCGTGCTGATTGCCACGGCCATCCTGGCGCTGGCGCTCGTCGTCGACGCCTGGCTGGCCGCGCTCATCGTCGGCGTCGTCCTGCTCGCGGTGGCCGGCATCGCGGCCCTGATCGGCAAGAAGCGGGTCGCCGAGGCAGCTCCACCCGTACCCGAACGGGCCGTCGAGAACGTCAAGCGCGACGTCGACGCGGTCAAGCACGCCCGCGACCACTGA
- a CDS encoding DUF3618 domain-containing protein produces MATKDTPDSPGHGADASDTTDSTSAEVAELQADIERTRADLADTVDQLAAKLDVKTRVRTSVAETKDEAAARLRKLRDQSTDDQGKPTPRTLGLGGGALAAVLAVVVLALWRRNNTPRRTTIRKR; encoded by the coding sequence ATGGCTACGAAGGACACCCCGGACAGCCCCGGGCACGGCGCCGACGCCAGCGACACGACGGACAGCACGTCCGCGGAGGTCGCGGAGCTGCAGGCCGACATCGAACGGACCCGCGCCGACCTGGCCGACACCGTCGACCAGCTCGCCGCGAAGCTCGACGTCAAGACCCGCGTGCGCACCAGCGTCGCCGAGACGAAGGACGAGGCCGCCGCACGGCTGCGGAAGCTGCGCGACCAGAGCACGGACGACCAGGGCAAGCCGACCCCCCGGACACTCGGCCTCGGCGGGGGCGCCCTCGCAGCCGTCCTCGCGGTCGTCGTCCTCGCCCTGTGGCGTCGCAACAACACGCCGCGACGGACCACGATCCGGAAGCGCTGA
- a CDS encoding YihY/virulence factor BrkB family protein, giving the protein MLGRGKHASPPRPEPDAAEKPDSPADLRKRSWFYVARKTVREFSDDQCTDLAAALTYYSVLALFPAAIAILSLVSLVDQGPSTVDTLLGILRDIGASSAADSLEPTLTELSQTQNSGLALIIGLAAALWSASGYVGAFGRGMNRIYEIDEGRPIWKLRPAMLLVTLITVILTAVVAIGLVLTGPAAQAVGDAIGLGSTVVTVWNIAKWPVLLGVVILIVALLYYATPNVKQPKFRWISIGATVAIVVWILASALFGFYVANFSSYNKTYGSLAGVIVFLLWLWITNLALLFGAELDAELERGRQLQAGMPAEEVIQLPARDTRKSDKAAKKEREDIERGRQLRLTHGRDDDPDHSDGPQTSTTPDERGNR; this is encoded by the coding sequence ATGCTCGGCCGAGGAAAGCACGCGTCGCCGCCCCGGCCGGAGCCCGACGCCGCCGAGAAGCCGGACTCCCCGGCCGATCTGAGGAAGCGGTCCTGGTTCTACGTCGCCCGCAAGACCGTTCGCGAGTTCTCCGACGACCAGTGCACCGACCTGGCCGCCGCGCTGACGTACTACTCGGTCCTGGCGCTCTTCCCGGCTGCGATCGCCATCCTCTCGTTGGTGAGCCTCGTCGACCAGGGCCCCAGCACCGTGGACACGCTGCTCGGGATCCTGCGCGACATCGGCGCGTCGAGCGCCGCCGACTCTCTCGAGCCGACGCTCACCGAGCTCAGCCAGACGCAGAACTCCGGGCTCGCGCTCATCATCGGCCTCGCCGCCGCACTGTGGTCCGCGTCCGGCTACGTGGGTGCGTTCGGCCGCGGCATGAACCGCATCTACGAGATCGACGAGGGACGGCCGATCTGGAAGCTCCGCCCGGCGATGCTCCTCGTCACCCTCATCACGGTGATCCTCACGGCCGTCGTCGCCATCGGACTGGTGCTCACCGGACCGGCCGCCCAGGCGGTCGGCGACGCCATCGGCCTCGGCTCCACCGTCGTCACGGTCTGGAACATCGCGAAGTGGCCGGTCCTGCTCGGCGTCGTGATCCTCATCGTCGCGTTGCTGTACTACGCCACCCCGAACGTGAAGCAGCCGAAGTTCCGATGGATCAGCATCGGCGCCACCGTCGCCATCGTCGTGTGGATCCTCGCCTCAGCGCTGTTCGGCTTCTACGTGGCCAACTTCTCGAGCTACAACAAGACCTACGGCTCGCTGGCGGGCGTCATCGTCTTCCTCCTCTGGCTGTGGATCACCAATCTCGCGCTCCTCTTCGGCGCCGAGCTGGACGCCGAGCTCGAACGCGGCCGGCAGCTGCAGGCCGGCATGCCGGCCGAGGAGGTCATCCAGCTCCCTGCCCGCGACACCCGCAAGAGCGACAAGGCCGCCAAGAAGGAACGCGAGGACATCGAACGCGGCCGCCAGCTCCGCCTCACCCACGGTCGTGACGACGACCCCGACCACTCCGACGGACCGCAGACGTCCACCACCCCAGACGAGCGAGGGAACCGATGA
- a CDS encoding DUF4235 domain-containing protein, with protein sequence MTTETTSSTSAKLLYRPWGLVASLLGGLIASQIFQQLWKRLDPDSSEDPPKPLESEYRLRKILVAAAIQGAIFTVVRALINRGGARVFERWTGEWPGD encoded by the coding sequence ATGACGACCGAGACCACGTCCAGCACGTCCGCGAAGCTGCTCTACCGGCCCTGGGGCCTGGTGGCCAGCCTGCTGGGGGGCCTCATCGCCAGCCAGATCTTCCAGCAGCTCTGGAAGCGGCTCGATCCCGACAGCTCGGAGGACCCGCCCAAGCCGCTCGAGTCGGAGTACCGCTTGCGGAAGATCCTCGTCGCGGCCGCCATCCAGGGCGCCATCTTCACCGTCGTCCGAGCCCTCATCAACCGGGGCGGCGCCCGCGTCTTCGAGCGCTGGACCGGCGAGTGGCCCGGCGACTGA
- a CDS encoding histidine phosphatase family protein, translated as MVLPRWTDGPQTIVLVRHGESVGNLADTAAREARAEHLDLDQRDADVELSPTGREQADAVAAWVSGLAESDLPTTVLSSPYRRAAETAERAMRDRGIEVAYDERLRERDLGIFDGLTGYGIRAQHPDEAARRKKLGKFYYQPPSGESWADVVLRVRSLLTDLRHGYDRERIWMFTHQAVIMSFRYALEGLDEQSLLAIDREVQIPNASFTRFHRDADVLELDVFADTAAVDAAGTERTAEASPTGSGDVHA; from the coding sequence ATGGTGCTACCCAGATGGACCGACGGACCCCAGACGATCGTCCTCGTCCGGCACGGTGAGAGCGTGGGCAACCTCGCCGACACCGCGGCTCGCGAGGCCCGGGCGGAGCACCTCGACCTGGACCAGCGTGACGCCGACGTCGAGCTGTCGCCCACCGGGCGGGAGCAGGCCGATGCGGTCGCGGCCTGGGTGTCCGGCCTGGCCGAGTCCGACCTGCCGACCACCGTGCTCAGCTCGCCGTACCGACGCGCGGCCGAGACCGCCGAGCGAGCGATGCGTGACCGTGGCATCGAGGTCGCCTACGACGAGCGACTGCGTGAGCGGGACCTGGGCATCTTCGACGGCCTGACCGGATACGGCATCCGAGCACAGCACCCTGATGAGGCCGCTCGGCGCAAGAAGCTCGGCAAGTTCTACTACCAGCCTCCCAGCGGGGAGAGCTGGGCGGACGTGGTCCTTCGCGTGCGCAGCCTGTTGACGGACCTGCGCCACGGGTACGACCGCGAGCGCATCTGGATGTTCACCCACCAGGCGGTCATCATGAGCTTCCGGTACGCCCTGGAGGGTCTCGACGAGCAGTCGTTGCTCGCCATCGACCGCGAGGTCCAGATCCCGAACGCGTCGTTCACCCGGTTCCACCGGGACGCCGACGTGCTGGAGCTGGACGTGTTCGCGGACACCGCCGCCGTCGACGCGGCCGGGACCGAGCGCACCGCAGAGGCCTCCCCCACCGGGAGCGGCGATGTCCACGCCTGA
- a CDS encoding NAD(P)H-hydrate dehydratase: MSTPDPVVVTPATLRDWALPEPGTGKESRGQVLVVGGSTQTPGAVRLAGEASLRGGAGKLALATVSPTAAALAVAVPESQVLALATDADSIAVGAADDIVDRAQAADVALVGPGFVEPAASTSLLERVLPRLTCPVVVDALGSAYLTQHPEGLHHLEGRAVLNVNPSELAHTAGSDEDEVLRDPLAAARAVAERSRVVVLCGGSSKYVVAPSGRAWVVEGGGPGLGVSGSGDVQAGIVTGLLARCADPAQAAVWGAYVHARIGERLAAAVGTVGYLARDMPEQVPAVVAEVG, translated from the coding sequence ATGTCCACGCCTGACCCGGTGGTGGTGACGCCGGCGACGCTGCGCGACTGGGCACTGCCGGAGCCCGGGACGGGCAAGGAGTCGCGTGGGCAGGTCCTCGTGGTCGGGGGCTCCACCCAGACCCCGGGCGCGGTGAGGCTCGCCGGGGAGGCGTCACTGCGTGGCGGCGCCGGCAAGCTCGCACTGGCCACGGTGTCCCCGACCGCGGCCGCGCTCGCTGTGGCGGTCCCGGAGTCGCAGGTCCTCGCCCTGGCGACCGACGCGGACAGCATCGCCGTCGGGGCCGCCGACGACATCGTGGACCGCGCCCAGGCCGCCGATGTGGCGCTCGTCGGCCCCGGGTTCGTCGAACCGGCGGCGAGCACGTCGCTCCTCGAGCGTGTGCTCCCCCGCCTCACCTGTCCGGTCGTCGTCGATGCCCTCGGGTCGGCGTACCTCACCCAGCACCCGGAGGGCCTTCATCACCTGGAGGGACGAGCGGTCCTCAACGTCAATCCGTCCGAGCTCGCGCACACGGCCGGATCCGACGAGGACGAGGTCCTGCGCGACCCGCTCGCTGCCGCTCGCGCGGTCGCCGAGCGCTCGCGGGTCGTCGTCCTGTGCGGAGGAAGCAGCAAGTACGTCGTCGCTCCGTCCGGTCGGGCGTGGGTGGTCGAGGGCGGCGGACCGGGGCTGGGTGTCTCGGGATCGGGCGACGTGCAGGCCGGGATCGTCACGGGCCTGCTGGCCCGGTGCGCCGACCCCGCCCAGGCGGCCGTGTGGGGCGCCTACGTGCACGCCCGGATCGGCGAACGGCTCGCAGCCGCTGTCGGCACCGTGGGCTACCTCGCCCGCGACATGCCGGAACAGGTCCCTGCAGTGGTGGCCGAGGTGGGCTGA
- a CDS encoding NAD-dependent epimerase/dehydratase family protein codes for MRIVVTGATGNVGTALLRHLVEHTDHEVVGIARRLPDRASGSRVAWVSTDLTDPSCQPILDSTFRGAGAVVHLAWGFQPSHDLGYLAELGVQGTRRVLSAVAAAQVPHLVHMSSVGAYSPKRGNTPVDEDYPTDGVPGSPYSQHKAQAERLLDAFSAASPDVRVTRMRPGIIGQRSAGSALLRYALPALLPARVLRLVPVLPLDGSLQIPMVHADDVADAFGRVLATGESGAFNLAAGLPVTTADIAQALGARHLQVPRRIVRGAVAGSWHARLQPIDPGWIDLAHDVPLLDCGRAERDLGWQPTHSGVAVLEEVVQPMANADSGRTPVLRPRTVLGGLSDAVRDKPVAYRRRP; via the coding sequence ATGCGGATCGTCGTCACCGGAGCAACCGGGAACGTCGGGACCGCACTGCTCCGCCACCTCGTGGAGCACACCGACCACGAGGTGGTGGGAATCGCTCGGCGGCTCCCCGACAGAGCGAGCGGGAGCCGGGTCGCGTGGGTCAGCACGGACCTCACCGACCCGAGCTGTCAGCCGATCCTGGACTCGACCTTCCGCGGCGCGGGCGCCGTCGTGCACCTGGCGTGGGGATTCCAGCCGTCCCACGACCTGGGCTACCTGGCCGAGCTGGGCGTCCAGGGCACCCGACGCGTGCTGTCCGCGGTCGCCGCCGCGCAGGTGCCCCACCTGGTCCACATGTCGTCGGTCGGCGCGTACTCGCCGAAGCGCGGCAACACCCCGGTGGACGAGGACTACCCGACCGATGGGGTCCCTGGCTCGCCGTACAGCCAGCACAAGGCCCAGGCCGAACGGCTCCTCGACGCGTTCAGTGCGGCGAGCCCCGACGTCCGGGTCACCCGGATGCGGCCGGGCATCATCGGGCAGCGCAGCGCCGGCAGCGCCCTGCTGCGCTACGCCCTGCCGGCGCTGCTCCCGGCTCGGGTCCTCCGACTCGTTCCCGTGCTGCCGTTGGACGGTTCTCTCCAGATCCCGATGGTGCACGCCGACGACGTCGCCGACGCGTTCGGTCGTGTGCTGGCCACCGGCGAGTCCGGCGCGTTCAACCTGGCCGCGGGCCTGCCCGTCACCACGGCGGACATCGCGCAGGCACTGGGTGCTCGCCACCTCCAGGTGCCCCGCCGGATCGTCCGCGGCGCGGTCGCGGGCTCGTGGCACGCTCGCCTGCAGCCGATCGATCCGGGGTGGATCGACCTCGCCCACGACGTCCCGCTCCTCGACTGCGGCAGGGCCGAACGTGACCTCGGTTGGCAGCCCACGCACAGCGGCGTCGCCGTCCTCGAGGAGGTCGTCCAGCCGATGGCGAACGCCGACTCCGGCAGGACTCCGGTCCTCCGCCCGCGCACCGTCCTCGGCGGTCTGAGCGATGCCGTTCGCGACAAGCCGGTCGCCTATCGGCGCCGCCCTTGA
- a CDS encoding metallophosphoesterase, whose protein sequence is MATSVVLMADTHLPKRARELPGELWDAIDTADVVVHAGDWVDERLLDDCERRARSLVGVWGNNDHGALRDRLPEVARVEIEGVAFGVVHETGSAKGREARCSARFPDLDVLVFGHSHIPWDTRTSTGLRLLNPGSPTDRRRQPSCTYMTLRVSAGDVTDVVLHAVAR, encoded by the coding sequence GTGGCGACGAGCGTGGTGCTGATGGCGGACACGCACCTGCCCAAGCGGGCCCGGGAGCTGCCCGGCGAGCTCTGGGACGCGATCGACACGGCAGACGTCGTGGTCCACGCTGGCGACTGGGTCGACGAGCGGCTGCTCGACGACTGCGAGAGGCGAGCACGCTCGCTCGTCGGGGTGTGGGGCAACAACGACCACGGCGCCTTGAGGGACCGTCTGCCGGAGGTCGCTCGCGTCGAGATCGAGGGCGTGGCCTTCGGGGTGGTGCACGAGACCGGCTCGGCGAAGGGCCGAGAGGCGCGGTGCAGCGCGCGGTTCCCGGATCTCGACGTGCTCGTCTTCGGGCACAGCCACATCCCGTGGGACACCAGGACGTCCACCGGGCTGCGGCTGCTGAACCCCGGTTCGCCGACGGACCGGCGCCGACAGCCGAGCTGCACGTACATGACCCTCCGCGTCAGCGCCGGAGACGTGACGGACGTCGTGCTCCACGCCGTCGCGAGGTAG
- a CDS encoding glycosyltransferase family 1 protein, whose translation MTDTQARIAVPDTRDEDVPRLRIASVPAGHVYVRHLSSESTPGPERLPDPDPLRPTAPAGAVWWPPVMLQPSWAATADFDVFHLHFGFDACDPEELRDLVDTLRRRGKPFVFTVHDLRNPHHLSREAHDAQLDVLIPAADALVTLTAGAASEIRRRWGREAVVIPHPHVVELEDMATLQRDRPSPGAAFRVGLHVKSLRPSMAPLRILPTLVRAVTELPGAVLPGAVLQVNAHRDVMDDDGARRDDQLADYLRGAAAEGLIDLRVHDFLPDDELWTYLASLDVSVLPYRFGTHSGWLEACRDLGTTVVAPTCGFYRDQGPVLSYTHDEDHFDPNSLVAAIATAYWDRPAFGAGLDERRVQRQAIAAAHDHLYRSLSR comes from the coding sequence GTGACTGACACCCAGGCCCGGATCGCCGTCCCCGACACGCGCGACGAGGACGTCCCCCGTCTGCGGATCGCCTCGGTCCCCGCGGGTCACGTGTACGTCCGTCACCTGAGCTCCGAGTCCACGCCCGGGCCGGAGCGGCTGCCCGATCCCGACCCGCTGCGACCGACGGCTCCGGCGGGCGCCGTCTGGTGGCCACCGGTCATGCTGCAGCCGTCCTGGGCTGCCACGGCGGACTTCGACGTGTTCCACCTGCACTTCGGCTTCGACGCCTGCGACCCGGAGGAGCTGCGCGACCTGGTCGACACCCTCCGCCGGCGGGGCAAGCCCTTCGTCTTCACCGTGCACGACCTGCGCAACCCGCACCACCTCTCGCGGGAGGCGCACGACGCCCAGCTCGACGTCCTCATCCCTGCCGCGGACGCGCTCGTCACGCTCACCGCGGGCGCTGCCTCGGAGATCCGACGCCGATGGGGACGTGAGGCCGTGGTCATCCCGCACCCGCACGTGGTCGAGCTCGAGGACATGGCGACCCTGCAGCGCGACCGTCCCTCGCCAGGGGCGGCGTTCCGGGTCGGTCTGCACGTGAAGAGCCTGCGGCCGAGCATGGCGCCCCTGCGGATCCTGCCGACCCTGGTGCGCGCCGTCACCGAGCTGCCCGGCGCCGTGCTGCCCGGCGCCGTGCTGCAGGTCAACGCTCACCGCGACGTCATGGACGACGACGGTGCCCGCAGGGACGACCAGCTCGCCGACTACCTCCGTGGCGCCGCCGCCGAGGGCCTCATCGACCTGCGGGTGCATGACTTCCTGCCCGACGACGAGCTCTGGACCTACCTGGCGTCGCTCGACGTCTCCGTCCTCCCCTACCGCTTCGGGACCCACTCGGGTTGGTTGGAGGCGTGCCGCGACCTCGGTACGACGGTCGTGGCGCCCACGTGCGGGTTCTACCGCGACCAGGGACCGGTGCTGAGCTACACGCACGACGAGGATCACTTCGACCCGAACTCGCTCGTCGCCGCCATCGCCACGGCGTACTGGGACCGGCCCGCCTTCGGCGCGGGCCTCGACGAGCGCCGCGTGCAGCGCCAGGCGATCGCCGCCGCTCACGACCACCTCTACCGGTCGCTGAGCAGATGA
- a CDS encoding glycosyltransferase family 4 protein: MTPLRICLIASSRYPVNQPFAGGLESLTHQLAGELVDRGHEVTLFAAPGSDPALPVAELDVHGIRFSSTALRDVHAPSEEWMTDHHAYLSLMLDLARSGSRRFDVVHNNSLHHLPIAMSEMLDIPVLTTLHTPPTPWLESAMAASAVPVHCTAVSRSSAAAWRHVVDATVVHNGVAIDRWEPGPGGRSAMWTGRLVTEKAPHLAIDAARLAGIPLVLAGPAPDPDYFAREVEPRLGGDVTYAGHLDHPRLAELVARSAVAVVTPAWEEPFGLVAIESMACGTPVAALARGALPEIVAEGTGALTSGDRPNDLAAAIVRSLTCDRRAVRDHVVRHFSARRMVDAYEERYAGLLVRSSAA, translated from the coding sequence ATGACTCCCCTGCGCATCTGCCTGATCGCGTCGAGCAGGTACCCGGTCAACCAGCCCTTCGCCGGCGGGCTCGAGTCGCTCACGCACCAGCTCGCGGGTGAGCTGGTCGACCGCGGGCACGAGGTCACGCTCTTCGCCGCCCCGGGGTCCGATCCGGCCCTGCCCGTGGCCGAGCTCGACGTGCACGGCATCCGGTTCAGCTCCACCGCTCTGCGTGACGTGCACGCACCGTCCGAGGAGTGGATGACCGACCACCATGCCTACCTGTCGCTCATGCTCGACCTGGCCAGATCCGGATCACGCCGTTTCGACGTCGTGCACAACAACAGCCTCCACCACCTGCCGATCGCGATGTCGGAGATGCTCGACATCCCCGTGCTGACCACGCTCCACACCCCTCCGACGCCCTGGCTCGAGTCAGCGATGGCCGCGTCCGCCGTGCCCGTCCACTGCACCGCGGTGAGCAGGTCCTCGGCCGCCGCATGGAGACATGTCGTCGACGCCACGGTCGTGCACAACGGCGTGGCGATCGACCGGTGGGAGCCCGGCCCGGGTGGCAGGTCGGCCATGTGGACCGGACGCCTCGTCACGGAGAAGGCGCCGCACCTCGCGATCGACGCGGCCCGGCTCGCCGGCATACCGCTCGTGCTCGCGGGTCCCGCCCCGGACCCGGACTACTTCGCGCGCGAGGTCGAGCCCCGTCTCGGCGGTGACGTGACGTACGCCGGTCACCTCGACCACCCGCGGCTGGCCGAGCTGGTGGCACGGTCGGCGGTCGCCGTCGTGACGCCTGCGTGGGAGGAGCCGTTCGGTCTGGTGGCCATCGAGTCGATGGCCTGCGGCACGCCCGTGGCCGCGCTGGCGCGAGGCGCCCTTCCCGAGATCGTCGCCGAGGGCACCGGCGCCCTGACGTCCGGCGACCGGCCGAACGACCTGGCCGCCGCCATCGTCAGGTCCCTGACGTGCGACCGGCGGGCGGTCCGCGACCACGTCGTACGGCACTTCAGCGCACGCCGGATGGTCGACGCCTACGAGGAGCGGTATGCCGGTCTCCTGGTCCGCAGCTCCGCCGCATGA